TACCCGCGTTGGGTCGACCTGCGTCGGTCCGACTTGCCTCTGACCGGCCCGCGTCGGCCTGACCTGCTGCGGCTCGGCCTACTGATGCGGGTGGGGGTTGGGACGGGGCCCCGCCGGAAATCCTTGCCCCGGGCCAGGTCCGGGGCCGGGGCCGGGGCCGGATTCGTACCCGGGGCCGGTCTCGAATCCGGGTCCGGGTCCGGGTCCGTGCGCTGCGGGGTATCCGTATCCCGGTCCCGCCGGGTGCGCGTACCCCGGAGCTGCCGGCTGGGCGTATCCCGGTCCTGCCGGGTGCCCGAATCCGGCGCTGTGGCCCTGGCCGTATCCCGGTCCCTGGCCGTACGCCGGTCCCTGGCCGTACGCCGGTGCGTGGCCGTACGCCGGTGCCTGGCCGTGAACCGTCCCCCGGCCGTACCCGTACACCCCCTGCACCGGCCAGGGCGGCGCGACCACCCGTACCGGCGGGGCCGTCATCCGGGCCGCGTGGTCCAGCGCGGGGCGGGCGATGTCCTGGCGGCGCCACAGTTCGTTGAGCAATTCCCGTTCCCGAAGGACGAAGTCGGCGTCGGCCCGTCCCCGGCGGCCGCGGTGCCTCAGGAACGCGAGGGACGTGGCGTACGCCTCGTACCGCGCGACCTCCCGCGCCGCGGGCCGGCCCAGGTGGCGGCCGGCGTACTCGCGGGCCAGCCGCCGGGCACGCATCGAGCCGAGCGCGTACGGCTCGGCCGGCATGAGCCAGCCCGCGGCCGCGTAGGCGGGCAGCTCCTCGCGCACGGTGCGCAGCTCGCGTTGGCGTGTCCACACCGCCAGCCAGGTGAGCAGCCCGAACGCGGGCACCATGAAGGCCGCGTACACCGCGAAGAACCCGAACTCGCCGAACGACGAGGAGCCGTTCCACAGGGCGTGCATGCCCATCGCGAGGAGCAGCCCGCACAGCGGGAGCAGCACGCGCCGCAGGTGCTGACGGTTCCCGGAGAGCGCGGCGACGCCGAAGCCGATGCCGGTCAGGACGGTGAACAGGGGGTGGGCGAACGGCGACATGATGACGCGTACGAAGAAGGTCGCGGCGGTCACGGACGCGATGCCGGTGTCGCCGGTGAGCTGGTCGGTGCCGAACGCGGTGCCGAGGTAGAGGATGTTCTCGGTGAAGGCGAAGCCGGTGGCGGTGAGCCCGGCTATGACCACGCCGTCGACGATCCCGGTGAAGTCCCGTCTGCGGAAGAGGAACACCAGCAGGACGGCGGCGGCCTTGGCGGACTCCTCGACGACGGGCGCTATGACGGTCGCCCCGAGGGTGTCCGCGCCGGACGGGTCGGCGGTCGCGGTCGCTATCCAGCGGGTCGCGAAGCTGTTGGCGATGATGGCTATCAGGGCCGCCGCGCACGCGCCCCAGGCGAAGGCGAACACCAGGTTCCGCCAGGGGCCCGGCTCGACCCGGTCGAGCCAGCGGAAGGCGGCGACCAGCAACGGCACGGGCAGCACGGCGAGCCCGAGCCCGACCAGGAATCCTTCCGTGCCGGTCTGTTCGCGCACCAGCGCGAGGATGACCAGACCGGACAGCGCGAGCAGGGTGATCAGCGCCCCGTACCGGACCGACCTGCGCTGCCACCAGTGAGCGTGGCGCAGCACACCGTCCTCGGGCGCGCCGCCGGGATGCGGCGGATGGGGCGGGAACGGAGGACTGAAGGCCACGGCATCGACCCTAACGAGGGAGGGGACTGTGGTGGAGGGGGAGGTCGGTCGGTGATCCCTTGGTCGATCCCTTGATCGGGGCCTTGCCCCGGTCAGAGATCCCCGGGCCGGACGCGATGCTGTACGCGGCGGAACAGCAGATCGTTCACGACGTGACCCTTGTCCAGCCCCTGTCCCTCGAAACGGGTCAGCGGCCGGAACTCGGGCCGGGGCGCGAACCCGCCGTCGGCCCGGGTGTTCTCGAAGTCGGGGTGCGCGGTCAGCACCTCGAGCATCTGCTCGGCGTACGGCTCCCAGTCCGTGGCGCAGTGCACGACCGCGCCGGGCTTGAGTCGCGTCGCGGCCAGGTCGAGGAACTCCGGCTGGATGAGGCGCCGCTTGTGGTGGCGCTTCTTCGGCCAGGGGTCGGGGAAGTAGACGCGCAGCCCGTCGAGCGAGTCCGCGGGCAGCATCTCGCGCAGCAGGATGATCGCGTCGCCGTTGGCGACCCGGATGTTGGTCAGCCCGGTGCGGTCCGCGAGGTTGAGCAGGTTCCCCTGGCCGGGCGTGTGCACGTCCACCGCGAGGATGCCGGTGTCCGGGGCGGCGGCGGCCATCTGCGCGGTCGCCTCGCCCATGCCGAAGCCGATCTCCAGCACGACGGGACGGTCCGCGCCGAACAGCTCGGCGAGGTCCACGGGGTGCCCGTCGATGTCGAGCCCCCACTTGGCCCACAGCCGCTGCAACGCGTCGGCCTGCCCGGCCGTCACCCGGCTGCGCCGGGGCTGGAAGCTTCTGATCCGCCGCTCGAAGTGCGACCCTGCGGGATCGGCCCTGGGCCCGTCGGGGAACCGGGGCTCCCCCTTGGCGCGGGTGTGCCGGACGGACTCGCCCGGGTGGTGCTCGCCATCGGGAAAGGGCTGGGGGGCTTCGGGGGTGCTCACGGAATCAGACACAGTGCGGTCGATTTTACGGCGCGGCCGCACCTGCCCGCCGCCCCCCGCCGGAAGGTGAGACGTCCGGCCGCTCATGCGCCCGCCAGCGCTCCCAGGGCCCGTCGCGCCACCTCTCGCCCGATCGGCAGCGAGGCGGTGGCCGCGGGCGAGGGAGCGTTCAGGACGTGGACCGCCCGCGCTCCCTCGCGTATGAGGAAGTCGTCCACCAGTCCTCCGTCCCGGAGCACCGCCTGCGCCCGTACCCCGGCCGTCGCCCGGACCAGGTCGGCCTCCTCCACCGCCGGAAGCAGTCGGCGCACCGCGTCCACGAACGCCCCCTTGGACACCGACCGGCGCAGCTCCCCGGCCCCGTACCGCCAGTGCTGCCGGCCCATCCGCCACACTCCGGGCCAGGTCGCCGTCGCCATTGCCTCCCGGGGCCGTACGACGCCCCACCCGTACCCCTCCCGGGCCAGCGCCGGCACGGCGTTGGGTCCGATGTGCACGCCTCCGTCGATCCCCCTGGTCAGATGGACGCCGAGGAACGGGAACGCCGGATCGGGCACCGGGTACACCAGCCCGCGCACCAGCTCCGGCCGGACCAGCTCGTAGTACTCGCCCCGGAACGGCACGATCCGCACCTCGGGCTCGTCACCCGTGAGCCGGGCCACCTCGTCGCAGTGGAGCCCGGCGCAGTTCACCAGCACCCGCCCCCGTACGACGTCCCCGCGCGCGGTGAGCACGGCCACGCCCCGCTCGGGACGCCGGTCGATGCGCACGACCCGCGAGCCGTACCGGATCTCCGCCCCGGAGGCCTGGCCGAGCTGCCGTGCCACGGCCGTGAAGTCGCAGATCGCGGTCGACCGCACGCGGATGGCGGCCAGGCCACGGACCTCGGGCTCGTACTCCGCGATCTGGGCGGCGCCCAGCTCCCTGACCTGTATTCCGTTCTCCCGGCCGCGCTGCACGAGCGCGTGCAGCCGGGGCAGCTCCGCCCGGTCCGTGGCCACGATCAGTTTCCCGGTGACCTTGTGCGCGATGCCGTACTCCGCGCAGAACTTCGTCATCTCCGCCGCGCCGCGCACCGCGTACCGCGCCTTCAGCGACCCCGGCCGGTAGTAGATCCCGCTGTGGACGACCCCGCTGTTGCGCCCCGTCTGGTGCCGGGCCACCCCCGGCTCCTTCTCCAGCACGGTCACCCGTGTGCCGGGCGCGGCACGCGTGATCGCATACGCGGTGGACAGGCCGACGATGCCCCCGCCGACCACGAGCACATCACAGTCGTAAGCGATCTTCGGCACGTGCGCCACCTCCCGGCTCCGATAGTGCACTGCGCCACTGACAGTGCCTTCAAACCCGGGGCGGGCGTCCTGTGCCGCTCGGCAGCCGACGGCGTGGGACGCGGGGCCGTCGTGCCGTGGTGCGCAGGTGTCCGGCGGCTCCGCCGAGGCCGAGGCCGTCTACGCCGGGGTCATCAGCAGGGGCCGAGCCCGCTCTCGTAATTCCACCACCCTCGGTTCGTCGCCATACGGCTCCAGCCGGTGCAGCAGGTCCTTGACGTACTCCGTGGTGCGGGCGGAGGAGATGCGCCCGGCCACCTCCACGGCCCGCACCCCCTGGGCGCAGGCGGCGTCGAGGTTCCCCGACTCCAGTTCGGCGACCGCCGAGACGACGAGCCGCAGCCCGTGCGACCGCACGAACTCCTCCGTCGGCTGTGACAGCGCCTGCTCGGTGAACCGCCGCACCTGGCGGGGCGCCTTCAGGTCGCGGTAGCACTCGGCGGCGTCGGCGGCGAAGCGGTCGTAGGAGTAGAAGCCGAGCCAGGACGGGTCGTGGTCGCCGTCGCGGGAGCGCTCCAGCCAGCCCTCGGCGGCCTTGAGCGCCGTGCCGGCCGCGTGCGCGTCTCCCGCGCGGGCGTGCGCGCGTGCCTCGACGAGCCGGAAGAAGCTCATGGTGCGGGCCGTGGCCAGCCCTCGGTTGCGCTCCAGGGCCGCCTGCGCGAGATCGACGCCCTCGTCGCCGAAGCCGCGGTACGTGGCCTGGAGGGACATGGAGGCCAGGACGTAGCCTCCGAGGGGTACGTCGGCCGCCGCGCGGGCCAGCCGCAGTGCCTGGATGTAGTAGCGCTGCGCGGCCTCCTGCTGACCGGTGTCGAAGGCCATCCACCCGGCCAGCCGGGTCAGCTCGGCGCTCGCCCCGAACAGGGCCCGGCCGACCTCGTCGGAGTACGAGCCGAGCAGCAGCGGGGCCGCCTCCACCCGCAGGCACTCCGGCACCATGGACGAACGCCAGTCGCCGCCTCCGTACTTGGAGTCCCAGCGTCTGGCGTCCTCGGCGGCCTCCCGCAGTTTCTGCACATCGCTGTGGCCGACTTTGAGCGGTGCGCCGGACTCCTCCACGAGGTGTACGTCCCGCGCCACCGAACTGTCGGCCGGGGTTATCAGCCACCGTGAGGCGGGCGTCGCGTACGCGCTTACTGCGAACGATCCGGCCAGCGACTGCCAGATGCCCCCGGAACCGGCCCGGCGGCCGGCGAGGTCGAGGCGGTAGAGCTCGGTGGCCGAGCGCACCGCCTGGTTGACGTCCCTGGGGAAGGCGAGGCCCACCTCGGGCGCGGGATCCGCGTCGGCCAGTCCGATCTCGTGCAGCGGCACCGGGCGGCCGAGCTTCTGACCGATGGCGGCCGCGATGAGGTGGGGCGCGGCGCCCTGCGGCACCATGCCCTTCGACACCCAGCGCGCCACGGACGTCTTGTCGTAGCGAAGAGTCAACCCGCGTTGAGCGCCAAGATCGTTGACGCGGCGCGCGAGTCCTGCGTTGCTGATTCCCGCGAGGGCGAGAACGGCGCCGAGTTTTTCGTTCGGCCCGCGTTGCTCCCTGGACATTGCGCCACCCCTCGACACAGACGGCTGCCGCGCTGGCATAACCATGCGGCATTCGTAAACCCAGCGTAGTTCGCCGCATCCCAAGCGTTAAGGGGCATTCTTCCGGTTGGCGGGATTGTGGTCCGTACGAATCTCCGGGCGCCGGTACGGACGGTCGCGGCGTGCCCCCGCCGTGTGGCCGTGCGCCCGGCCGTGCGCTCTCCTGCGGCCATGACGGGAGCGGTTCCATGGGTCGTGCGTGGGTCGGCCCGCTGTACTGGATCCAGTGGGCTGGGGGACACCGCCGCCTTCATCCCCGCGGGCGGCGGAGCGGTCCGGGGGGCGTACTCCGCCTCCCGGGCCGGCGCGAGGGCCGAAGGGCACGCGTGTGTGCACGGAGCGTGTGCGAAGCCTGCGCCGGATGCCGTCGACGCGGGCCGTGCGGCGGGGATTTGGCCGAAAATCAACCCTGCACGCCGTGGGGGACAACGCCTCTCACCATGGAAATCGAGGGCGCGCAGGGCGTTTTGGGGGAGCGTACCGGGGGCGCATTCACGTCGCCGACACCGGGGTACGCAGGGACGCCCCAGGGGCGCCGACGTGTTGACGCGGGCACGGTCCCCGGATCACAAGCGGCGCCGCCTCCTTCTACGGCGCGTTCTTCGTGGCAGCATGGTGAACCGTTCGTACGGTGCACTCGGTTGTCCACAGCCTGTGGAGGCGTCCATGCGGTGGTTGGTGGGTTGGAGCAGTACCACCGCGGGTGCGCTGGGCGGACCGGTCGGCTACGACGGCCGTCCCGACGACGGCGGGTCGTACGGGGGCCGGGTCGGCCACGACGGCGAGACGCTGCACCCGGTCGGTTCCCAACTCCTGTGGGGCGACCCGGATCCGCTCTGGGCGGTCGGCGACTGGCGCCCCGACGAGGTGCGGATCGTGAAGGCGGACGCCCAGACCCGGGTCGCGGTCCTCGGCACCTGCGGCGCGACCGACGAACAGCTGCGCGTCGGCCTGTTCGCCGCGCGCGGAGGCGCACTTCGCCACCTGACGGCCTGGCCGGGCAGCTACACGGCGATCGTCCAGGTCGGCCGGCGCATCACCGTGTGCGGCGATCTGGCGGGCGCGCGCCCGGTGTTCCACACCCCCTGGGCCGGTGGCACGGCGTACGCGACGGCCGCGCTGCCCCTGGCCGACCTCATCGAGGCCAACCTCGACTTCGGCCACCTGGCGGCGCTCCTCGCCGCCCCCGACGTACCGGCAGCCCTGCACGACTCCACCCCTTACGACGGCGTGCGTCGCATTCCGCCGGGGCATGCGCTGATCCTCCGCGCCGGGGCGCGTGAGGTCGCCGGGTACGAGCCGGTCGCCTCGCTCGCCGTGGCGGCGCCCCCGGCCGACCCGGACAGCGCGGTCGGCGCCGTACGCGACGCGCTCGTCGAGGCGGTACGCGCGCGTCTGTCCGCGCCCCGGCACGTCCCGGATATCGACCCCGGCCCCGTGCCCGGCATGGGACCGGCGGAACGGCGGGCCGCGCGCGGGATGCCCGTTCCGGGCATCGGCGCCGACCTCTCCGGCGGACCGGCCTCCGGCACCCTCGCCCTCCTCGCGGCCGGCCTGCCCGGCATGCCGGGCACCCTGCTGGGCCACGGCACGGGCGCGGGGGAGCGGCTGCTGGCCGTCACCTTCAACGACCTGGCGGTCGGCGGCCGCGAGGCCGAGCTGGAACGGGCCGGCGCCCTCGCGGCCAACCCGCGCCTGCACCACGTCGTGGTGGCCGGCAGCGAGGAGACACTGCCCTACGCCGACCTGGACGGCCCGCTGACCGACGAACCCGGCCCCAGCCTGGTCACGGCCGCCCGCCACCGGGCGCGTCTCGCGGCGGGCAGCGCGGACCACTTCACGGGCTACGGCGCCCGCCAGGTGCTGGACGCCCACCCGGCCCGGCTCGCGGACCTGCTGATGGACCGCAAACGCCGTCATCTCGTCCGCCCGGTGGCGGCGCTGACCAAGGCCGACGGCTCGGTGCTCGTCCCCGCGCGCGTGTACGGCGCTGCCCGCCGCCTGGCCCGGACGCCGTACCGCGCGGGCGTGGAGGGCCTGGCCGAGCGCCTCCTGCACCGCAGTTTCAGCTTCGACGACCCCGCCGGCGCCGTGGGGGCCTCCCTGGCGGCCCTCACCTGGGGCGGAGCCGGCCCGGCCGCACAGTGGCTGACGGGCGAGGCACTGGCTGAAGTATCGGTTCGCCTCCAGGGAGCCGCACACCGCACCGGCGTGGGTCCCGGCCAGCGTCCGGGCG
This Streptomyces sp. NBC_00377 DNA region includes the following protein-coding sequences:
- a CDS encoding PrsW family intramembrane metalloprotease is translated as MAFSPPFPPHPPHPGGAPEDGVLRHAHWWQRRSVRYGALITLLALSGLVILALVREQTGTEGFLVGLGLAVLPVPLLVAAFRWLDRVEPGPWRNLVFAFAWGACAAALIAIIANSFATRWIATATADPSGADTLGATVIAPVVEESAKAAAVLLVFLFRRRDFTGIVDGVVIAGLTATGFAFTENILYLGTAFGTDQLTGDTGIASVTAATFFVRVIMSPFAHPLFTVLTGIGFGVAALSGNRQHLRRVLLPLCGLLLAMGMHALWNGSSSFGEFGFFAVYAAFMVPAFGLLTWLAVWTRQRELRTVREELPAYAAAGWLMPAEPYALGSMRARRLAREYAGRHLGRPAAREVARYEAYATSLAFLRHRGRRGRADADFVLRERELLNELWRRQDIARPALDHAARMTAPPVRVVAPPWPVQGVYGYGRGTVHGQAPAYGHAPAYGQGPAYGQGPGYGQGHSAGFGHPAGPGYAQPAAPGYAHPAGPGYGYPAAHGPGPGPGFETGPGYESGPGPGPGPGPGQGFPAGPRPNPHPHQ
- the trmB gene encoding tRNA (guanosine(46)-N7)-methyltransferase TrmB codes for the protein MSDSVSTPEAPQPFPDGEHHPGESVRHTRAKGEPRFPDGPRADPAGSHFERRIRSFQPRRSRVTAGQADALQRLWAKWGLDIDGHPVDLAELFGADRPVVLEIGFGMGEATAQMAAAAPDTGILAVDVHTPGQGNLLNLADRTGLTNIRVANGDAIILLREMLPADSLDGLRVYFPDPWPKKRHHKRRLIQPEFLDLAATRLKPGAVVHCATDWEPYAEQMLEVLTAHPDFENTRADGGFAPRPEFRPLTRFEGQGLDKGHVVNDLLFRRVQHRVRPGDL
- the lhgO gene encoding L-2-hydroxyglutarate oxidase, which translates into the protein MAHVPKIAYDCDVLVVGGGIVGLSTAYAITRAAPGTRVTVLEKEPGVARHQTGRNSGVVHSGIYYRPGSLKARYAVRGAAEMTKFCAEYGIAHKVTGKLIVATDRAELPRLHALVQRGRENGIQVRELGAAQIAEYEPEVRGLAAIRVRSTAICDFTAVARQLGQASGAEIRYGSRVVRIDRRPERGVAVLTARGDVVRGRVLVNCAGLHCDEVARLTGDEPEVRIVPFRGEYYELVRPELVRGLVYPVPDPAFPFLGVHLTRGIDGGVHIGPNAVPALAREGYGWGVVRPREAMATATWPGVWRMGRQHWRYGAGELRRSVSKGAFVDAVRRLLPAVEEADLVRATAGVRAQAVLRDGGLVDDFLIREGARAVHVLNAPSPAATASLPIGREVARRALGALAGA
- a CDS encoding MFS transporter yields the protein MSREQRGPNEKLGAVLALAGISNAGLARRVNDLGAQRGLTLRYDKTSVARWVSKGMVPQGAAPHLIAAAIGQKLGRPVPLHEIGLADADPAPEVGLAFPRDVNQAVRSATELYRLDLAGRRAGSGGIWQSLAGSFAVSAYATPASRWLITPADSSVARDVHLVEESGAPLKVGHSDVQKLREAAEDARRWDSKYGGGDWRSSMVPECLRVEAAPLLLGSYSDEVGRALFGASAELTRLAGWMAFDTGQQEAAQRYYIQALRLARAAADVPLGGYVLASMSLQATYRGFGDEGVDLAQAALERNRGLATARTMSFFRLVEARAHARAGDAHAAGTALKAAEGWLERSRDGDHDPSWLGFYSYDRFAADAAECYRDLKAPRQVRRFTEQALSQPTEEFVRSHGLRLVVSAVAELESGNLDAACAQGVRAVEVAGRISSARTTEYVKDLLHRLEPYGDEPRVVELRERARPLLMTPA
- a CDS encoding asparagine synthase-related protein yields the protein MRWLVGWSSTTAGALGGPVGYDGRPDDGGSYGGRVGHDGETLHPVGSQLLWGDPDPLWAVGDWRPDEVRIVKADAQTRVAVLGTCGATDEQLRVGLFAARGGALRHLTAWPGSYTAIVQVGRRITVCGDLAGARPVFHTPWAGGTAYATAALPLADLIEANLDFGHLAALLAAPDVPAALHDSTPYDGVRRIPPGHALILRAGAREVAGYEPVASLAVAAPPADPDSAVGAVRDALVEAVRARLSAPRHVPDIDPGPVPGMGPAERRAARGMPVPGIGADLSGGPASGTLALLAAGLPGMPGTLLGHGTGAGERLLAVTFNDLAVGGREAELERAGALAANPRLHHVVVAGSEETLPYADLDGPLTDEPGPSLVTAARHRARLAAGSADHFTGYGARQVLDAHPARLADLLMDRKRRHLVRPVAALTKADGSVLVPARVYGAARRLARTPYRAGVEGLAERLLHRSFSFDDPAGAVGASLAALTWGGAGPAAQWLTGEALAEVSVRLQGAAHRTGVGPGQRPGDYRARAALTRHAMDLRVLEQAAEIRSQRLHAPFLDNQVVRACRALPETLRVQPGARAAILRTVLKSAGVTDLPAGWGAPSQASATAAARAGLRMAMDPLLTLFEAPLLAEAGLVEARVVRKALRAAAAGEPLPLDGLADLISLELWLRRLLSRRGTCWTGTPARARAVPAGIAPQRRAVSSGG